The window TGTAAATTACTGATAGAAGATAAGCTGAACATTAAACAGTTGTGTTACGATAGCGGGTTTAATAACTTTTCAACGTTTCATAAACATTTTAAGCTGGTAACCGGCAAAAGCCCGCTAATGTACCAGAAAGAGTTTATTAAAAATTCGTGAGCTGCCGGCCCCCTCTAAATCTCCCCCGGTAGGGGAGACTTTTTGACCTTCGCTTTTTTAATCTTTCTTAATCGCTTAAAAATCAACGCATACCCCATTAAGCCTGATAAATAAATTCTTGCTGTTAAGCACAACTAAAAAAGGGGTAAGTTAAAGTCTCCCCTACCGGGGGAGATTTAGAGGGGGCTATATGCCAAAAAAGCTGAATGTTTTAACCATTTTATGCCAACTATTTACCTGTAAACTTTATTTCTTTGTATACCGATATACTACTTTGTAAATCTATTTATGGCCCACCGATATTGTTTAACGCTTGATTTGGTTGACGACGCCAGGCTGATTGCCGAATACGAAAAATACCACCAGGCTATCTGGCCCGAGATTCACAAAAGTATTACCGATTACGGTATCACCAACATGGAAATTTACCGTTTTGATGTGCGCCTGTTTATGATCATGGAAACCGACGATACTTTCAGTTTCGAAAAAAAGTCGGCTGCGGATGCTGCAAATCCAAAAGTGCAGGAGTGGGAAAAGCTGATGTGGAAATATCAGCACGCTGTTAAAGGCGCCCAAAAAGGAGAGAAATGGGTTTTAATGGATAAAATATTTCAGTTATAAATAACCTGTCAACTAAATTATAAACCTCATGTTCAAAAAACTACAACTATCTATGCTGGTGATGCTGGTAGCCGTTTTATCGGTATCGGCACAACAAAAAACAATTGGCACCGAAACCGATGCCCAAAAAGAAAAACGTATGGAATGGTGGAAAGACAGCCGCTTTGGCATGTTTATTCACTGGGGATTATACTCGGGTGCGGCAAGGCACGAGTGGGTAAAGCATAACGAGCAGATTGACAACGCCGGTTACCAGAAATATTTCGACCAGTTTAACCCCGATTATTTTGATCCGCAGAAATGGGCTAAACAGGCCAAAGCAGCCGGTATGAAATACGCGGTGCTCACCACTAAACACCATGAAGGGTTTTGCCTGTTCGATTCAAAATATACCGATTATAAAGCGCCTAACACCAAAGCTAAACGCGATTTGGTACGCGAGTATGTAAACGCTTTCCGCGGGCAGGGACTAAAAGTGGGTTTCTACTATTCATTGTTAGATTGGCACCACCCGGATTATACTATT is drawn from Mucilaginibacter ginsenosidivorax and contains these coding sequences:
- a CDS encoding L-rhamnose mutarotase produces the protein MAHRYCLTLDLVDDARLIAEYEKYHQAIWPEIHKSITDYGITNMEIYRFDVRLFMIMETDDTFSFEKKSAADAANPKVQEWEKLMWKYQHAVKGAQKGEKWVLMDKIFQL